Proteins found in one Ptychodera flava strain L36383 chromosome 16, AS_Pfla_20210202, whole genome shotgun sequence genomic segment:
- the LOC139114178 gene encoding MORN repeat-containing protein 5-like yields the protein MEYTGSSYDGDYKNGRMEGMGKYNFPTGTRYEGAMRDGMFDGEGTIFFPNGSKYVAKWENGIAVDGKYTFADGLEYDEPEWLYCDGYDRRFYTEICSGLQPAGRSQLTNRVPPREVPEGCYDCGDGFYNPKTRVVVDYNHKFLRNADDDEHDWIVKTCRKGWDEIVGYKPQIEA from the exons ATGGAGTACACGGGAAGTAGTTACGATGGCGATTACAAGAACGGACG GATGGAAGGAATGGGAAAGTACAACTTTCCAACCGGAACTCGTTATGAAGGTGCAATGAGAGACGGTATGTTCGATGGCGAGGGGACGATATTCTTTCCGAatggcagtaaatatgtggcaAAATGGGAAAATGGAATCGCAGTTGAT GGGAAATACACATTTGCTGATGGCCTAGAATATGATGAACCAGAATGGCTGTATTGTGACGGTTACGACAGAAGATTCTACACAGAAATATGCTCAGGTCTACAACCAGCAG GTCGTTCACAACTTACAAACAGAGTACCACCGAGGGAGGTTCCTGAAGGATGCTATGATTGTGGTGATGGTTTTTACAATCCAAAGACTAGAGTCGTCGTCGATTACAACCACAAATTCCTCAGAAATGCAG ACGATGATGAACACGACTGGATAGTGAAGACTTGTCGCAAAGGATGGGATGAAATCGTTGGATACAAACCGCAGATTGAGGCgtag